A single window of Pyrus communis chromosome 10, drPyrComm1.1, whole genome shotgun sequence DNA harbors:
- the LOC137747267 gene encoding probable protein phosphatase 2C 78 → MMLEMCRRPLEKCFGGGDGGDGLLWHMDLKPHSSGDYSIAVVQANSALEDQGQVFTSPCATYVGVYDGHGGPEASRFITNRLFPFLHKFATEQGGLSEDVIRKAFDATEEEFLELVKRSWMVRPQIASVGSCCLVGAIGDGILYVANLGDSRAVLGRRASDGQAVVAERLSTDHNVSVEEVRKEVKDLHPDDAHIVVYTHGVWRIKGIIQVSRSIGDVYLKKPEFNRYPLFHQIGMPIPLKKPVMTAEPSIVVRKLQPQDMFLIFATDGLWEHLSDETAVKIVSKNPRAGIAKRLVRAAIDEAARKRELRYDDIKRIERGVRRHFHDDITVIVIFLDHSQVSPNTGVKDQSFFNCTSVPVDIFSMNEEAADGSLHTFP, encoded by the exons ATGATGTTGGAGATGTGTCGGAGGCCGTTGgagaagtgttttggtggcGGTGACGGCGGCGATGGGCTGCTTTGGCACATGGACCTCAAGCCCCACTCTTCTGGGGACTATTCGATTGCAGTGGTTCAAGCTAATTCTGCTCTGGAGGATCAGGGACAGGTGTTCACATCTCCTTGCGCCACGTATGTTGGAGTCTATGACGGCCATGGCGGTCCTGAAGCTTCCCGCTTCATCACTAACCGCCTCTTCCCCTTCCTTCACA AGTTTGCAACTGAACAAGGTGGACTGTCAGAGGATGTGATAAGGAAGGCATTTGATGCAACAGAGGAGGAGTTCTTGGAGTTGGTTAAGCGGTCATGGATGGTGCGGCCGCAGATTGCTTCAGTAGGATCGTGTTGTCTGGTTGGTGCAATTGGAGATGGTATTTTATATGTGGCTAATCTCGGAGATTCGAGGGCAGTTCTTGGCAGGAGAGCATCGGATGGGCAGGCCGTGGTCGCAGAGCGGTTGTCTACGGATCACAATGTTTCAGTGGAGGAAGTGAGGAAGGAGGTTAAGGATCTTCACCCTGATGATGCGCACATTGTGGTGTATACACATGGAGTTTGGCGAATTAAGGGCATTATTCAG GTCTCAAGGTCAATCGGTGATGTCTACTTGAAGAAACCTGAGTTTAACAGATATCCTCTCTTCCACCAGATCGGTATGCCCATTCCTTTAAAGAAGCCTGTAATGACAGCAGAACCGTCGATAGTAGTTCGAAAGTTACAACCACAGGACATGTTTTTGATATTTGCAACAGATGGTCTCTGGGAGCATTTAAGTGATGAAACAGCCGTGAAAATTGTCTCCAAAAATCCAAGAGCT GGAATAGCAAAGCGATTGGTAAGAGCTGCCATCGACGAGGCTGCAAGGAAAAGAGAATTGAGATATGACGACATAAAAAGAATTGAAAGGGGGGTAAGGCGCCATTTCCACGACGATATCACTGTAATCGTGATATTCCTAGATCATTCACAAGTTTCCCCAAATACTGGTGTGAAGGACCAGAGCTTCTTTAACTGCACTAGTGTCCCTGTCGATATATTCTCTATGAACGAGGAAGCAGCAGACGGATCACTCCACACCTTCCCATGA